aaaagcactcattgctcttgcaaagcactagagtttggttcctagaaccagcatcatgcagctcacaactgctataactccagttccaggggatctgacacccactCTGGTCTCCACGGGTACTCTGCAcgcatgtggtgcatatacatacatgcatacactgagacacacacacacacacacacacacacacacacacacacacacacacgtgcgcgcgcgcgtgcgtgcgtgtgtgtgtgtgtgtgtgtgtgtgtgtaaaatcaaataaatcctttaaagtgTCACACAAATGAGTCTCCAGCAAATGCCACTACAGAAAGAATCCATATTTTgggccaggtgtagtggtacatACTACTCAGCACAGCACTGctcactcccttcctccatcccagAACCACGCCTACAACTGCACTGATGGATGCTCTTCGGCCAACAAGATAGAAAAGCAAGGGAGGCTACAAAGATCGGCAAAGGAAGTGCACACTCCACAGAAGCAGCATGGAGGGATGAGAGCTGGCAGTGCCCGTGTAAACTGTATCTGCCAAGAGCTATCTTGGTGTAGGACCCTGAAAATCAAAACCCAGACATGTCTCCTGTGTCAGGAAATGATGCATAAAGCCCATGACAACTGACCACAGTGGTCACCCTGCCTACTAGCCTGGACTTAATCTTAATCAACTGATTAGCAAGCAAAGTTTGTGTCATAATTTAGCTTCCTAGGATGATCTGTCCACAGGGAAAAAAGTGTTAATCAAAAGCATGTATTTGGTTCACATGGTAATTACCTTTCTCACTCTACACAGTATTCTTGGTTTCAAACAATTTCTTATGACTTTTAATTAACAGGAGCCAGGCCCTCAGAGCTCTGTCTTCTCTGGGGACACTGAATTCAGTGTTCTGCAAGCTAAGAACCAGATTTCCCAGGCAAGTGCTTGCTGGGTCCCTGGAGCACCTCCGTGAAGCCCTGCAGCAACCCCACCAACCTTTCTCTGCTTCGTGATGTGCCTTCCGAAAACTGCCATGGACCTTTCTacaaaggggccacttcctgtctttaaaaaggtgGGAATGGTTGGAAATTTATCTATATACATGTCCACTCTCTGCCTGCCTGGAGATAGGAGGCATCCTTGATTCCCGCCCTTTAAAGCTACAAGTAACCATACATCCTTGACTACAGACAGTTTCTTCCTTCCCTAAGAATTGTGTGTGATGTTTTGCTCTTTGCAACAGGAGTATGATGAATTTAACACTTGTCCCAAGAATATCTCTAAATCCCTAGAATGCCACAAATAAACTTTGGGTCACGATTATTACAGAGAGTAAACTATTGGTTTGCATCTGAGTGGGTGCTAAAGGGTGTTTTGCTTTATTTAGTCTCTGTGCTTTTGATGCAttactttttaaagatctatATTTCTAgcaaggcatggtgacacatgtctttaatcccagccctcaggaggcagaggcaggtggatctctgtgacttggaggccagcctggtctagagagtgagttccaggacagccaaggctacactgagaaaccttgtctcaaaaataaacaaaatttatatttgtttaatttatctttgtgtgtgtatggctgtATGTGGTATGCATATGGGCATGAGGGTGCCTGCACAAACCAGAATAGGATATTGATCCCCAGGGGCCGGAGATACAGGCAGTTGCTcactgcccagtgtgggtgctgggaactgaactctggtcctctgcaagagtagcaagtgctctgaaccactgagacatctctccagccactaacctctgtgcttttgtttttaaactggaAATAGTTTACTCATTTAGTATGGCCTTTTAAGTGACTTAAAGTAGTACCTAACACAGTAGGCCCTCAAAAATAACTTTTTACAAGACTGAGTGAACAAATAGAAATCTCCATCCAGTTTCCTTTAATAAACCGGAAATAGTTTGAGCTACGAAACCCAAGTACCTCACTAATGAGAATAATACACATGCGCTCTTTATGGTTAAGCAATAATCACCTCTAAGAGAGGCTACATAAAAAACGAACTATCGTTCTGAATGCCCTGTGTAACAACCCAGTCTGATATCAACATTTCTTACAAGTTTCCTAAAAATGGAGCATTTTACAATTCAactttaaggggctggagagatggctcagtggttaagagcactggctgctctttcagaggtcctgagttcaattcccagcaaccacatggtggctcacaaccatctatagcgggatctgatgtccttttctggcatagaggcagatagagcactcacatataaaataatcttaaaaacaacaaattccAAGGTTTAGCTGTTCCAGTCAATGTAGCCCCACTGCACGGGAAGGGGTACCTTGGACAGCTGCATCCTGGTGGTATTCGGGCTCCTCCTCAGGCGGGCTCTGCAGGAAGTACAGCTGCTCCGGCAGCATATTGCTGATCTTTTCCTTGCCCAGGACGTGGTTACTCAGAAGTGGGCTCCCGCTGCGCTtcaccttctccctcctctcatgGGCCATAATTTTTTTGGTCCGAGCCTTGATGTTCTCCCAGCACTTCTTCAGCTGCTTGAAATCCCGCAGCGACACGCTGGGCTGAGAGTTGTACTCGTGGGCCAGTGCCTGCCAGGTGCGCTGCTTGAGGGCAATAGTTCGTGCATCGCTTTTCTTACATTCCAACACATACTTGTACTTTTCTACTAAAGCAAGCAAGATGCTCTTCTCCAGCTCTGAGAAGTATTTGGCCGGTTTAATAATTTCGTTGTTTTGCATTTTCCACTCTATTTCTCCTGGTCGTTAACTAGCCTGCAAAGGGAAGTTTGAAGCAAGAATTACCAATTCTAGCAATGAAGAGCTCACAAATCACTGAGGCTTAATCCCTACCTTGGTTCCCTTCTTTAAACAGAGCAAGTAACTTCTTTTTCATTAACAGGAAAACAGCCAGAACTTTACTGAGAATGGGAATTTTGCGTTTTCCAAGTCCATTTCCCAGTAGTCTCTGAACACCTAATTATCACTCCAATTTCCTAATTTATCTCTGCTTAATGTAAGGAACTGGTTAGTCTCACAAACGTCAGGCAGCTTTGGAAATGAACGGcttactctttctttttcttttccttttatttttggagGGTGGGGGCACAGATGAAGGTAGAGGAAGGAGTCCACTGACTAATCAAACAGATCAAGTTGTATAAAAGCATTACCAAGATTTCAGACTCATAAAGAAATTGCTCCTGGATAGCTgatatctttattttaattattttttagatttatttatgtgtatgttttgtctgTACATATGTCTATGTATCAGTCACATACCTGGTGCCcagaaaggtcagaagaggacctcctcgaactggaattacagacaattatgagctgccacatgggtgctgggaatcaaacccaaatcctttgcaagaacaagtgctcttaaccattaaaccttctctccagccctgatatcttttgttttagttttgtatCCTTCCTTGACCTTAGATGATGAACCTTGGGCAACCTCAGGTCCTTCTTCAAAGGGGGAAGCCCATCATGGAAGCTTACACCTGCAACTCCACTACCACTCCAGCGGCTGAGGCCAGGGTCTGCTGTGAGTTGGAgcgcatagtgagttctagaccagtctaggctacaggtgagatcatgtctcaaaaagaaaagtattaaataaaaaatgagaggTGAAGTCTATGACCTATCATGTTTGAAAGCcactatttatattttttattcatttatttatttaattttattggttttttaagTCAGgatttctatgtagccctggatgatcTGGAAttccctatatagaccaggctggccttgaagtcaaagatccgcctgtccctgcctcccgtGCCACCACCGACACCTGGCAACTGGGAGCCACTTTTAGGAATAAGTGTACAgagctggtgcacacctttagtcccagaaattcagaggcagaggcaggttgatctcagtgagttcgaggccagcctggtctacaaagagagttccaggacagccaggactgttacacagagaaaccctgtcttaaaacaaaataaaaatgagtgtaCAGTCTTGAGAAAATGATTTCTGTACTTTCAGAATTGAGTCTGTATGCTTAGAGACAAAGTTCAGTGCTGCTCTCCACTTTGGAACCAAGTGCCAAAAAACTGAAGTGAATTGCCCAGGGCACACAGACAGTGACACAGCACAGAAGTCTGGGATCTTTTGTCCCAGAAGTCTAGTGTTCTTGGTGTCCTTCTGACTATTCCTTGGACTTTGGGCAGTTTCAAACAATTCAACCAGGACTCCTTAAGTCACCCTATCCTCCTCTGCAGTACTGAGTATTTCATAAATGCCTTACTGCTCTGCTGTAATGAAACCTGTTTCCCACATCTTCTGCTCACAAGACGTTTCCTATGAGAGGGATCCCTCACATAAGTGAGGCAAACACGGCTGAGCCACAGCAGCTGCCGGAACAAAGTGAGCACTGCTATAGCCCCTGCTGGAAAGGACCAACACAGCCCTAGACCCTTTTATGTTTTCTAAGCCTCTGATCTTTCAGCGTAATGGACAAGCATCAAGATACTGGTGATGTAGTCCATTTAAAACTGCCCACTTCTTATCCAAAGAACTGGGAACCAACTTCAAAGGAGTCGGCTGACAGCTAGAAGTGAGGTCATCTAAACACCAAGAGAGGTAGATACATCAAGTTCACTACATTGTTTTCTCagtcattttgtattttgaaattttctataaTAAATATATAGGGGGTAAGACTgtggcttttttcccctcttcttttctttttttgatactggatctcatgtagcctgtgacttaaaaaaaaaatacgggggctggagagatggccatgcagttaagagtgcttgatgttcttccaaaggaccagagttcagttctcagcactgagCAGAGTTCACAACCAAAGATAACTTGAGCTTTCAGTGATCCAGCTCTGTCTTCTGGCTTATACaggtgcatgcatatgcatgcaggcacgtccacgcaaacacacacacacacacacacacacacacacacacacacacacacacacacacacgctttctctctctctctctctctctctctctctctctctctctctctctctctctctctctctgccctttctcccccctccttgcctctctctttggtgtttcaagacagggtttctctgtattgctttggagcctgtcctggaactcgctctgtagaccaggctggctttgaactcacagagatccacctgcctctacctaccaagtgctgggattaaaggtgtgtgccaccaattccCGGCTCACTTTTTTAACCTTAAAAACCATCCTATTAAAATCAAACTTTAAGCTAGCTACTCATGCCCATGACACCTGCTGAGGCGTATCCTGTTGTAAAAGACTGAGGCTGGAGCAGACTAGACCAGCAGAAAGTCTTAAAACTGGGCAATGGAATCTGATGAGGGCCTTCACAATGCTCTACACCTCACCCCAAATCAGGCTTAGAAAGGAtactacgggggggggggggtaggccCTCCCCAACCAGACTTCTCTCTTCACTGTCACAATGGGCGATTACAGTATCAGAGttacaaagaaaactaaatatgTGTCAAAGGCAGGTTTGCCTCAGACCTAGGCAAAGCTAAAtaaggagcttttttttttttttttttttttttctttttccaaggaTGTGGCCCTGGCTCCCTTAAACTTTCAAATCTATGCTTTGATTGTATTACTCTAGAAGTCCCACAGTGGCACCAAGTCAgggctccttctccctcccccaaggTCAAAATTAATTCTTCACCATCATCAATGTCTATTCACTATAATCCAGTGTTCCCCAAACTAAAGTTTGCAAACACAGGTCCTGCACAGCTGCCCTCTTCCATATCATCTCTATCTTCCAACACACCCATGTCCAACTTTCTGTGACTTTTACTATAGAGTTGGTGGGTACAGtgggtgtttttaaaaaatggatagcTCCCAGAGCCAATTCTGAGTCCCCCACACCAGCACTTCTGCCTCAGGCGACATGGTACGTCtactttccccacccccaccccattcctttAAGAATGGCTGGCTGCTCTCAagtctcagatttctttctttttttttttttttttaagattttatttatttattacatatacagtgttaggccagaagagggcaccagacctcattacagatggttgtgagccatcatatggttgctgggaattgaactcaggacctctgtaagaacagccagtactctttaacttctgagccatctctccagcccaaataagATTTCTAATTCACAAATGAAAAGGTTTTCACTCCCTATTTTTTCTGTTAGGTATAATGCTATTTTATATGTAGCCTATAATTGTATATGCTTACTTTCTAAGTAAATATTTCTCTTACCTTGACTACTTCTTCAAAGTTGTTGCCTCAAAAGATTAGTCTTTGTACACTGTGTGGCTGACTGACATCCCATTCATGGCACACcagtgtatctgtctgtctacttCCTCTGCTCTTGTTGATAACATTCTAATTCTCCCCAAACGTGGAAGTGAAAACCATCCTTCGTTGTTTAACATTCTCTGCTCTCGAGCCTTAGGCAAACAAAGCACACTCTGAGGCTCAGTCTCTGTGACACTTGGTAGAACTGAAATTGTCaggtaatttaaaaattcttccttGTCATGCATACCACCAGGTAGTGATGGAAAGAGACAGggttaaaaagaaatttagacAGAGTGTCTAAATTTCACAAAGAGGTCTGCGTTAAGGGTGGCCAGTTGAACCCTTCAATAAGAACAGATAAGTTTTACTGAGTTTTTGTTGTGGGTTAGATTGTATACCAAATGCTTTAGGTGCAGTATATCATTTCATCTTCCCCTAAATCGCTCTTGAGACCAACATCCATTATACTTCAATTTTTCTGTTAAAGAAAAATCTAAGTACCAGAAGAAATTATACAACTGCTCTCAAAAGCAAATACCCAGAATTACCCACACCTGGGGACCATTAACAGCTTATTAACTAAACTGTTATTTAATCACTAGCTAAGTACAACCAGAGTTGCTAATTTACTTTGCTTAATTTCATAGAACACCAGGCCTCTCTGGGCCATGTGGTTATGTTCAACAGAAAGCTAAAAAGGGATTCTGGTGTAAGCCCTAGCTTTTGTACCCCAAAGTTTCCTTGTGGATTCCCAACAGTTTTGTAAGGTAGGTTGCTTAACTCTACAAActaattattatttctatttccaaTATAAGAAAGCTGAGGCCCAGGAACCTACCATGACCACAGAGAGAGTGGGTGGCAGACCCAGGAGTCATAGCCAGCATGTCTGCAAGCCCACACTCCTCTACTCGGT
This DNA window, taken from Cricetulus griseus strain 17A/GY chromosome 2, alternate assembly CriGri-PICRH-1.0, whole genome shotgun sequence, encodes the following:
- the Msantd3 gene encoding myb/SANT-like DNA-binding domain-containing protein 3; the encoded protein is MQNNEIIKPAKYFSELEKSILLALVEKYKYVLECKKSDARTIALKQRTWQALAHEYNSQPSVSLRDFKQLKKCWENIKARTKKIMAHERREKVKRSGSPLLSNHVLGKEKISNMLPEQLYFLQSPPEEEPEYHQDAAVQESFPVSNRELCDDEKEFVHFPVCEGTSQPEPSCSAVRVTANKNYRSKTSQEGALKKMHEEEHHQQMSILQLQLIQMNEVHVAKIQQIERECEMAEEEHRVKMEVLNKKKMYWERKLQTFTKEWPVSSFNRPFPNSP